A region of Rhizorhabdus wittichii RW1 DNA encodes the following proteins:
- a CDS encoding Endonuclease/exonuclease/phosphatase (PFAM: Endonuclease/exonuclease/phosphatase), translated as MTIGSKATKMTARIAVGLGLIVLALLVPGLLRPANGNTPFVMTNMRGHPGLSVMTYNIEGLPWPVRLGREAAFTKIGARLEALRLLGEQPHIVVLQEAFTDQAKRIGVEGGYRYIVNGPDRSLAGAAITTEADRAFQRDASFFSGERSGKVVDSGLQILSDYPILSVRRMAFPTCAGFDCLANKGAVLAMIAVPGLGEPIAVVDVHLNSRRASHVADDRSLYAYRRQIDALDQFLAANVKPGTPVIVAGDFNVGQRPARQAYFTAHLRKWGERAPGAVRDALHSCLAAPAICGAMPSDAAFSLARARDWELAVPGERAELAVDGLSVPFGHEIDERMLSDHVGYVAYYDVVRKRPAATAIARS; from the coding sequence ATGACGATCGGATCGAAGGCGACGAAGATGACGGCGCGGATCGCGGTGGGGCTGGGGCTGATCGTCCTGGCGCTGCTGGTGCCGGGCCTGCTGCGCCCGGCCAACGGCAACACGCCGTTCGTCATGACCAACATGCGCGGGCATCCCGGCCTCTCGGTGATGACCTATAATATCGAGGGTCTGCCCTGGCCGGTCCGGCTGGGCCGCGAGGCGGCGTTCACCAAGATCGGCGCCCGGCTGGAGGCGCTGCGGCTGCTGGGCGAGCAGCCGCACATCGTCGTGCTGCAGGAAGCCTTCACCGACCAGGCCAAGCGGATCGGCGTCGAGGGCGGCTATCGCTATATCGTCAACGGCCCAGACCGGTCATTGGCCGGCGCCGCGATCACCACCGAGGCCGACCGCGCCTTCCAGCGCGACGCGAGCTTCTTCAGCGGCGAGCGCAGCGGCAAGGTCGTCGACAGCGGCCTCCAGATCCTGTCCGACTATCCGATCCTGTCGGTGCGGCGGATGGCCTTTCCGACCTGCGCCGGGTTCGATTGCCTGGCGAACAAGGGCGCGGTGCTGGCGATGATCGCGGTGCCGGGGCTGGGCGAGCCGATCGCGGTGGTCGACGTCCACCTCAACTCCCGCCGCGCCTCGCACGTCGCCGATGATCGCTCGCTCTACGCCTATCGCCGCCAGATCGACGCGCTCGACCAGTTCCTCGCCGCCAATGTGAAGCCCGGCACGCCGGTCATCGTCGCGGGCGACTTCAACGTCGGCCAGCGCCCCGCGCGCCAGGCCTATTTCACCGCGCATCTGCGCAAATGGGGCGAGCGGGCGCCGGGGGCCGTCAGGGACGCGCTGCACAGTTGCCTGGCCGCGCCCGCGATCTGCGGCGCGATGCCGTCGGACGCCGCCTTCTCGCTGGCGCGGGCCCGCGACTGGGAGCTTGCGGTGCCGGGCGAACGCGCCGAGCTCGCCGTCGACGGGCTCAGCGTTCCGTTCGGCCATGAGATCGACGAGCGGATGCTCTCCGATCATGTCGGCTATGTCGCCTATTACGACGTCGTCCGCAAACGTCCCGCCGCGACCGCGATCGCCCGCTCCTGA